A genomic region of Gadus macrocephalus chromosome 5, ASM3116895v1 contains the following coding sequences:
- the olig4 gene encoding oligodendrocyte transcription factor 4 — translation MDSDAGSTSSRSSSPDLIVDDSVGSFFSNKMFQQYCQEQRADRESGPAGRKDRCSEGDQHQNGSEGDKEETQDLRLKVNSRERKRMHDLNQAMDGLREVMPYAQGPSVRKLSKISTLLLARNYILMLSGSLDEMKKLVGDVYGAQSRPSAHPRISAPPPSLSLPLHPLAQSLHSLVGSAPPAPPPPAPAPHSPPTASFLGFHAPVQGLLKDSLHLSSCYRHFPGMPCPCPLCQPMPNPSSSLHSLAMIK, via the coding sequence ATGGATTCAGACGCCGGCTCCACCTCCAGCCGCTCCTCGTCCCCAGACCTGATCGTGGACGATTCCGTCGGGAGCTTCTTTTCCAACAAGATGTTCCAGCAGTACTGCCAGGAGCAGCGGGCCGACCGGGAGTCGGGCCCGGCCGGCAGGAAGGACCGCTGCTCGGAGGGCGACCAGCACCAGAACGGCTCCGagggagacaaggaggagaCGCAGGACCTCCGGCTGAAGGTGAACAGCCGGGAGCGGAAGAGGATGCACGACCTGAACCAGGCCATGGACGGCCTGAGAGAAGTCATGCCCTACGCCCAGGGCCCCTCCGTCCGCAAGCTGTCCAAGATCTCCACCCTGCTGCTGGCCCGCAACTACATCCTCATGCTGTCCGGCTCCCTGGACGAGATGAAGAAGCTGGTGGGGGACGTGTACGGCGCCCAGAGCCGCCCCTCGGCCCACCCCAGGATCAGCGCCCcgccgccctccctctccctgccgCTGCACCCTCTGGCCCAGTCCCTGCACTCCCTGGTGGGCAGCGCCCCGCCGGctcccccgcccccggccccggcgCCCCACTCGCCCCCCACGGCCAGCTTCCTGGGGTTCCACGCCCCGGTGCAGGGGCTCCTGAAGGACTCGCTGCACCTGAGCAGCTGCTACAGGCACTTCCCCGGGATGCCCTGCCCCTGCCCACTGTGCCAGCCCATGCCCAACCCGTCCTCGTCCTTGCACAGCCTggccatgatcaagtga
- the bsdc1 gene encoding BSD domain-containing protein 1 isoform X1: MLFLYSIKAIKENWWGGWFQQSIQAVKDKSSEAYEFIKRDLTEFSNVVQHDTACSIVATASAVRNKLAVEGSSETTEKVKKGLSSFLGVITDTLAPPPDMTIDCDVITLVATPAGTTEVYDSNKARLYSLQADPATYCNEPDGPLEQFDNWLSSFSMEEKKGEVSELLVNSPSIRALYNKMVPAAVAHSEFWQRYFYKVFQLEQEEARRLALKQRAEQTTHSETLGWEEEEEDDFLGATSSRLDFTPPLDPHHHNTSDGATAQPSPSSTTSPVMSPCGERDTAMSVSSDSVSLPTQLEVLKPEPTAATATELVPHMSKVHLEKPPPDQTQEDQSPALNLPPPAPARSEAKAQLEKTGDRAPTRASGAAPRSDTTKEEGPQDLRVFELNSDSGKSTPSNNGKKGSSTDVSEDWEKDFDLDMTEEEVQLALSKVEASGELDEDWENWD; this comes from the exons ATGCTATTCCTTTATTCGATTAAAGCAATAAA aGAAAATTGGTGGGGAGGGTGGTTTCAGCAAAGCATTCAGGCCGTCAAAGATAAG TCGTCTGAGGCCTATGAATTCATAAAACGAGATCTGACAGAGTTCTCCAATGTTGTACAACATGACACTGCCTGCTCAATTGTGGCCACAGCCAGCGCTGTCAGAAACAAACTTGCG GTTGAGGGCTCCTCAGAGACGACAGAAAAGGTGAAGAAAGGACTTTCCAGTTTCCTAGGGGTGATTACAGACACTCTAGCCCCTCCCCCGGACATGACAATCGACTGTGATGTCATCACACTCGTGGCGACCCCGGCAGGAACCACCGAGGTCTACGACAGCAACAAG GCTCGACTCTACAGCCTCCAGGCCGACCCGGCGACCTACTGCAACGAGCCTGATG GTCCCCTCGAGCAATTTGACAACTGGCTGTCCAGTTTCAGTATggaggagaaaaagggagaAGTATCAGAGCTTCTGGTCAACAGTCCCTCTATACGAGCCCTATACAATAAAATG GTGCCAGCAGCAGTGGCTCATTCAGAATTCTGGCAGAGATATTTCTACAAGGTCTTTCAGTTGGAACAG gaggaggcgaggaggcTGGCCTTAAAGCAGAGAGCCGAGCAGACCACCCACTCGGAGACCctgggatgggaggaggaggaggaag ACGACTTCCTGGGCGCAACGTCGTCCAGACTGGATTTCACGCCCCCGCTTGACCCCCACCATCACAACACCAGCGATGGCGCCACCGCACAGCCCTCCCCGTCCAGCACGACCAGCCCCGTCATGTCCCCCTGCGGCGAGCGGGACACCGCCATGTCTGTCAGCAGCGACAGCGTCAGCCTCCCCACGCAGCTGGAGGTCCTGAAGCCCGagcccaccgccgccaccgctacAGAGCTGGTGCCCCACATGTCGAAGGTGCACCTGGAGAAACCCCCACCAGACCAGACGCAGGAGGACCAGAGCCCCGCCCTGAACCTTCCTCCACCCGCCCCGGCCCGGTCAGAGGCCAAAGCCCAGCTAGAGAAGACCGGGGACCGGGCCCCGACCCGGGCCTCTGGCGCTGCCCCGAGATCCGACACCACGAAGGAAGAAGGACCCCAGGACCTGAGGGTGTTTGAGCTGAACTCCGACAGCGGGAAGTCCACACCATCCAACAACGGCAAGAAAG GTTCCAGCACGGACGTGAGTGAGGACTGGGAGAAGGACTTCGACCTGGACatgacagaggaggaggtccAACTGGCCCTGTCTAAAGTAGAGGCCTCCGGAGAG CTGGACGAAGACTGGGAGAACTGGGACTGA
- the bsdc1 gene encoding BSD domain-containing protein 1 isoform X2: protein MAEGENWWGGWFQQSIQAVKDKSSEAYEFIKRDLTEFSNVVQHDTACSIVATASAVRNKLAVEGSSETTEKVKKGLSSFLGVITDTLAPPPDMTIDCDVITLVATPAGTTEVYDSNKARLYSLQADPATYCNEPDGPLEQFDNWLSSFSMEEKKGEVSELLVNSPSIRALYNKMVPAAVAHSEFWQRYFYKVFQLEQEEARRLALKQRAEQTTHSETLGWEEEEEDDFLGATSSRLDFTPPLDPHHHNTSDGATAQPSPSSTTSPVMSPCGERDTAMSVSSDSVSLPTQLEVLKPEPTAATATELVPHMSKVHLEKPPPDQTQEDQSPALNLPPPAPARSEAKAQLEKTGDRAPTRASGAAPRSDTTKEEGPQDLRVFELNSDSGKSTPSNNGKKGSSTDVSEDWEKDFDLDMTEEEVQLALSKVEASGELDEDWENWD from the exons ATGGCTGAAGG aGAAAATTGGTGGGGAGGGTGGTTTCAGCAAAGCATTCAGGCCGTCAAAGATAAG TCGTCTGAGGCCTATGAATTCATAAAACGAGATCTGACAGAGTTCTCCAATGTTGTACAACATGACACTGCCTGCTCAATTGTGGCCACAGCCAGCGCTGTCAGAAACAAACTTGCG GTTGAGGGCTCCTCAGAGACGACAGAAAAGGTGAAGAAAGGACTTTCCAGTTTCCTAGGGGTGATTACAGACACTCTAGCCCCTCCCCCGGACATGACAATCGACTGTGATGTCATCACACTCGTGGCGACCCCGGCAGGAACCACCGAGGTCTACGACAGCAACAAG GCTCGACTCTACAGCCTCCAGGCCGACCCGGCGACCTACTGCAACGAGCCTGATG GTCCCCTCGAGCAATTTGACAACTGGCTGTCCAGTTTCAGTATggaggagaaaaagggagaAGTATCAGAGCTTCTGGTCAACAGTCCCTCTATACGAGCCCTATACAATAAAATG GTGCCAGCAGCAGTGGCTCATTCAGAATTCTGGCAGAGATATTTCTACAAGGTCTTTCAGTTGGAACAG gaggaggcgaggaggcTGGCCTTAAAGCAGAGAGCCGAGCAGACCACCCACTCGGAGACCctgggatgggaggaggaggaggaag ACGACTTCCTGGGCGCAACGTCGTCCAGACTGGATTTCACGCCCCCGCTTGACCCCCACCATCACAACACCAGCGATGGCGCCACCGCACAGCCCTCCCCGTCCAGCACGACCAGCCCCGTCATGTCCCCCTGCGGCGAGCGGGACACCGCCATGTCTGTCAGCAGCGACAGCGTCAGCCTCCCCACGCAGCTGGAGGTCCTGAAGCCCGagcccaccgccgccaccgctacAGAGCTGGTGCCCCACATGTCGAAGGTGCACCTGGAGAAACCCCCACCAGACCAGACGCAGGAGGACCAGAGCCCCGCCCTGAACCTTCCTCCACCCGCCCCGGCCCGGTCAGAGGCCAAAGCCCAGCTAGAGAAGACCGGGGACCGGGCCCCGACCCGGGCCTCTGGCGCTGCCCCGAGATCCGACACCACGAAGGAAGAAGGACCCCAGGACCTGAGGGTGTTTGAGCTGAACTCCGACAGCGGGAAGTCCACACCATCCAACAACGGCAAGAAAG GTTCCAGCACGGACGTGAGTGAGGACTGGGAGAAGGACTTCGACCTGGACatgacagaggaggaggtccAACTGGCCCTGTCTAAAGTAGAGGCCTCCGGAGAG CTGGACGAAGACTGGGAGAACTGGGACTGA